The Xanthomonas fragariae genome has a segment encoding these proteins:
- the treS gene encoding maltose alpha-D-glucosyltransferase: MKAVASLQADAEQSAVVADQLWYKDAIIYQVHVKSFFDSNDDGIGDFPGLISKLDYIAELGVDTIWLLPFYPSPRRDDGYDIAEYMAVHPDYGSIADFEQLVAQAHARGIRIVTELVINHTSDQHPWFQRARNAPAGSPERDFYVWSDTDQEYEGTRIIFCDTEKSNWTWDPVAGQYFWHRFYSHQPDLNFDNPAVLEAVLEVMRFWLDRGVDGLRLDAVPYLIERSGTSNENLPETHAILRKIRTTLDAEYPDRMLLAEANMWPEDTQQYFGQNADECHMAFHFPLMPRMYMAIAREDRFPITDIMRQTPEIPESCQWAIFLRNHDELTLEMVTDSERDYLWQTYASDRRARINLGIRRRLAPLLERDRRRIELMTSLLLTMPGTPVLYYGDEIGMGDNIHLGDRDGVRTPMQWSIDRNGGFSRADPAQLVLPPVMDPLYGFQAVNVEAQIRDQHSLLTWTRRVLSVRKRYQAFGRGTLRFLYPGNRRMLAYLRSHQDETVLCVANLSHTLQAVELDLSEFEGRVPVDIIGGGSFPPVGRLTYLLTVPPFGFYAFQLVSEGTLPDWHVPTPVPLPDYHTLVLRSDTDESNALLPHLPTLEAEILPAWLSARRWFSAKDRVLKNVRISRRTPLPGDEPMSLLELEVELEDGHQESYMLPVGIVWERDQPSTLAEQLALARVRQGREVGYLTDAFALKTMVRGVIDALRENATLDFRDGDDASQQGQVRFEATAALATLDIPQDPDIRWLSAEQSNSSLVVADKAVFKLLRHVANGANPEIEIGRRLTEMGYANAAPLLGSVSRIDGQGTVTTIALLQGFIRNQGDAWRWTLDHLARSFDEYVTAQTDESRAEAIAGYDVFAAVVGKRLAELHAALSRDTDDADFAPQRIDLPTANDVVAGVARQVEDIWDTVNARLASSDDAIERDALEAVLDERPQLEALLAKAPSVLADSLLTRVHGDFHLGQILVAFDDVILIDFEGEPAKPLAVRRAKASPLRDVAGFLRSLDYASEVSARGEEGTAARAGVGVDTHLDQFLVEFRRRSTDAFLDAYRAVLDASAHPWIAPAAFNAATLLFLVEKACYEVRYEAANRPSWLMVPIEGLRRILQGVRAGAGDT; this comes from the coding sequence ATGAAGGCAGTGGCATCGTTACAGGCCGATGCGGAGCAATCCGCCGTGGTTGCTGATCAGCTTTGGTACAAGGACGCGATCATTTATCAGGTGCACGTCAAGTCGTTCTTCGACTCCAATGACGATGGCATCGGCGATTTTCCGGGTCTGATTTCCAAGCTGGATTACATTGCCGAACTCGGCGTGGACACCATCTGGTTGTTGCCGTTCTACCCCAGCCCGCGCCGCGACGATGGGTACGACATCGCCGAATACATGGCGGTGCATCCGGACTACGGCAGCATCGCCGACTTCGAGCAGCTGGTCGCGCAGGCGCATGCGCGCGGCATCCGCATCGTCACCGAGTTGGTGATCAACCACACCTCCGATCAGCACCCGTGGTTTCAGCGTGCACGCAACGCGCCGGCCGGCTCGCCGGAGCGGGACTTCTACGTGTGGTCGGATACCGATCAGGAATACGAAGGCACGCGGATCATTTTCTGCGATACCGAAAAGTCCAACTGGACCTGGGATCCGGTCGCCGGGCAATACTTCTGGCACCGTTTCTATTCGCATCAGCCAGACCTCAACTTCGACAACCCCGCAGTGCTGGAAGCGGTACTGGAAGTGATGCGCTTCTGGCTGGATCGCGGCGTGGATGGTCTACGTCTGGATGCGGTGCCGTACCTGATCGAACGCTCGGGCACCTCCAACGAGAACCTGCCGGAAACCCACGCGATTCTGCGCAAGATTCGCACCACGCTGGATGCCGAATATCCTGACCGCATGTTGCTGGCCGAAGCCAATATGTGGCCGGAAGACACCCAGCAGTACTTCGGCCAGAACGCTGACGAATGCCATATGGCGTTTCATTTCCCGTTGATGCCGCGCATGTACATGGCGATCGCGCGCGAAGACCGTTTTCCGATCACCGACATCATGCGCCAGACCCCGGAGATTCCGGAGAGCTGCCAGTGGGCGATCTTCCTGCGCAACCACGATGAATTGACGCTGGAAATGGTCACCGATTCGGAGCGCGATTATCTGTGGCAGACCTATGCTTCCGATCGTCGCGCGCGTATTAACCTGGGCATTCGTCGTCGTCTCGCACCATTGTTGGAACGCGACCGCCGCCGTATCGAATTGATGACGTCCCTGTTGCTGACCATGCCCGGTACGCCGGTGCTGTATTACGGCGATGAGATCGGCATGGGCGACAACATCCATCTGGGCGACCGCGACGGTGTGCGCACACCCATGCAGTGGTCGATCGACCGCAACGGCGGGTTCTCGCGCGCCGACCCGGCGCAGTTGGTGTTGCCGCCGGTCATGGACCCGTTGTACGGCTTCCAGGCGGTGAATGTGGAAGCGCAGATCCGCGACCAGCATTCGCTGCTGACCTGGACCCGCCGCGTGCTCAGCGTGCGCAAGCGCTACCAGGCGTTCGGCCGCGGTACCTTGCGCTTCTTGTATCCGGGCAACCGCCGCATGTTGGCGTATCTGCGCTCGCATCAGGACGAAACGGTGCTGTGCGTGGCCAACCTGTCGCACACGCTGCAGGCGGTGGAGCTGGACCTTTCCGAGTTCGAAGGCCGCGTGCCGGTGGACATCATCGGCGGCGGCAGCTTCCCGCCGGTCGGGCGCTTGACCTATCTGCTCACGGTGCCGCCGTTCGGCTTTTACGCATTCCAGCTGGTCAGCGAAGGCACGCTGCCGGATTGGCATGTGCCCACCCCTGTGCCATTGCCGGATTACCACACGTTGGTGCTGCGCAGCGATACCGACGAAAGCAACGCCCTGCTGCCGCATCTGCCCACGCTGGAAGCCGAGATCCTGCCGGCCTGGTTGTCGGCACGCCGCTGGTTCTCGGCCAAGGATCGGGTGCTGAAGAACGTGCGTATTTCGCGCCGCACCCCGCTGCCGGGCGATGAGCCGATGAGCTTGCTGGAACTGGAAGTGGAGTTGGAAGACGGCCACCAAGAGAGTTACATGTTGCCGGTCGGCATCGTGTGGGAGCGCGACCAGCCAAGCACCTTGGCCGAACAGCTGGCCCTGGCGCGCGTGCGTCAAGGGCGCGAGGTGGGTTATCTCACCGATGCGTTCGCACTCAAGACGATGGTGCGCGGGGTGATCGATGCGCTGCGCGAAAACGCCACGCTGGATTTCCGCGATGGCGACGATGCCTCGCAACAAGGGCAGGTGCGTTTCGAAGCGACCGCTGCATTGGCCACGCTGGATATTCCGCAAGATCCGGATATCCGTTGGTTGTCTGCCGAACAGAGCAACAGCTCGCTGGTGGTCGCCGACAAGGCGGTGTTCAAGTTGCTGCGGCATGTGGCTAATGGGGCCAATCCGGAGATCGAAATCGGCCGTCGCCTCACCGAAATGGGTTATGCCAACGCCGCGCCGTTGCTGGGTAGCGTCAGCCGTATTGACGGGCAGGGCACGGTCACCACCATCGCGTTGTTGCAGGGCTTTATCCGCAATCAGGGCGATGCCTGGCGCTGGACGTTGGACCATCTGGCACGCAGTTTCGACGAGTACGTCACGGCACAAACCGACGAGTCGCGCGCTGAAGCCATCGCCGGTTACGACGTGTTTGCCGCTGTGGTGGGCAAGCGCTTGGCCGAGTTGCATGCGGCGTTGTCGCGCGACACCGACGATGCCGACTTCGCACCTCAGCGTATCGATCTGCCAACCGCCAACGATGTGGTGGCCGGCGTCGCGCGTCAGGTCGAAGACATCTGGGACACGGTCAATGCACGTCTGGCGAGCAGCGACGATGCGATCGAGCGCGACGCATTGGAAGCGGTGCTGGACGAACGCCCGCAATTGGAGGCGCTGCTGGCCAAGGCACCGAGCGTGCTGGCCGATTCGCTGCTGACGCGCGTGCATGGCGATTTCCACCTTGGGCAGATTCTAGTGGCGTTCGACGATGTCATCTTGATCGACTTCGAAGGCGAGCCGGCTAAGCCGCTGGCCGTGCGTCGCGCCAAGGCAAGCCCGCTGCGCGATGTGGCCGGCTTCCTGCGCTCGCTCGATTACGCCAGCGAAGTGTCGGCACGTGGCGAAGAAGGTACCGCCGCCCGTGCAGGCGTGGGCGTGGACACGCATCTGGACCAATTCCTGGTGGAGTTCCGTCGCCGCTCCACCGACGCCTTCCTGGACGCTTACCGTGCCGTGCTCGATGCCAGCGCCCATCCGTGGATTGCGCCGGCAGCGTTCAACGCAGCCACCTTGCTGTTCCTGGTGGAAAAGGCCTGCTACGAAGTGCGTTATGAAGCTGCCAACCGCCCCAGCTGGTTAATGGTGCCGATCGAAGGCTTGCGACGCATCCTGCAAGGCGTACGCGCTGGTGCAGGAGACACATGA
- the glgB gene encoding 1,4-alpha-glucan branching protein GlgB, translating to MTAVTNRWDPGVTRALAEARHGDAFAVLGAHPTDAGRVLRTYQPGANHVSAVLDDGQLIALEAGPEPGLFAGDLPAQGGYRLRIGWPGGEQETADPYAFGPQLSDFDLHLISEGHHLQLADALGANAIEVDGVRGTRFAVWAPNATRVAVVGDFNSWDARRHPMRLRHQSGVWELFIPDVGPGAHYKYQLRGPHGNELPAKADPVARRAELAPGTASIVADPTPHQWSDDGWMATRARRQAHDAPMSIYEIHAGSWLREEGVDLDWDGLADRLIPYVADMGFTHVELMPVTEHPFGGSWGYQPLGLFAPTARFGSPDGLARFVDRCHREGIGVIVDWVPAHFPTDAHGLAHFDGTSLYEHADPREGFHRDWNTLIYNHGRREVSGFLIASALEFLQRFHVDGLRVDAVASMLYRDYSRNAGEWVPNIHGGRENYETIAFLRRLNEVVREHTPGAVMIAEESTAFPGVTADVAHGGLGFHYKWNMGWMHDTLHYAALDPLYRRYHHGELTFSMVYAYSERFVLPISHDEVVHGKGSLFGRMSGDDWQRFANLRAYLGFMFTHPGRKLLFMGCEFGQPTEWNHDGGIPWHLLDDPRHRGVQTLVRDLNRLYVQYPALHVYDDDPAGFAWVVGDDAANSVVAFLRKGKRGDAPMLVVINFTPIVQHGYRIGAPHSGKWREVFNSDAAIYGGSNLGNGGIVTAQQQSMHGHAQSLPLLLPPLGVIVLTPHG from the coding sequence ATGACTGCGGTGACCAATCGATGGGATCCCGGCGTCACACGCGCCCTAGCCGAGGCACGCCATGGCGATGCCTTCGCCGTGCTGGGCGCGCACCCGACCGACGCGGGGCGTGTGTTGCGCACCTACCAACCAGGCGCCAACCACGTTAGTGCGGTGCTCGACGATGGGCAGCTCATCGCATTGGAAGCAGGTCCGGAGCCGGGCCTGTTCGCCGGTGATTTGCCGGCGCAGGGCGGCTATCGGCTGCGTATCGGATGGCCCGGTGGCGAGCAGGAAACCGCAGACCCGTACGCCTTCGGGCCGCAGCTCAGCGACTTCGATCTGCATCTGATCAGCGAAGGCCATCATCTGCAATTGGCCGATGCGCTCGGTGCCAACGCGATTGAAGTCGATGGCGTGCGCGGCACGCGCTTCGCCGTGTGGGCGCCGAACGCTACGCGCGTGGCGGTGGTGGGCGACTTCAACAGTTGGGATGCGCGTCGCCACCCGATGCGGCTGCGTCACCAGTCCGGCGTGTGGGAATTGTTCATTCCCGACGTTGGCCCCGGTGCGCATTACAAGTACCAGCTACGCGGCCCGCACGGCAACGAGTTGCCGGCCAAGGCCGACCCGGTGGCGCGCCGTGCCGAGCTGGCGCCAGGCACCGCCTCGATCGTGGCCGACCCCACGCCGCATCAGTGGAGCGATGACGGCTGGATGGCCACGCGCGCGCGCCGACAGGCGCACGACGCACCGATGAGCATCTACGAAATCCATGCCGGGTCCTGGTTGCGCGAAGAAGGCGTGGATCTGGATTGGGATGGCCTGGCGGATCGCCTGATTCCGTACGTGGCCGATATGGGCTTCACCCATGTCGAGCTGATGCCGGTGACCGAGCATCCATTCGGTGGCTCATGGGGCTATCAACCGCTGGGCCTGTTCGCACCGACCGCGCGCTTCGGCTCGCCCGATGGCCTGGCCCGCTTTGTCGATCGCTGCCACCGCGAAGGCATCGGCGTGATCGTCGATTGGGTGCCTGCACATTTTCCTACCGACGCACATGGGCTGGCGCATTTCGACGGTACCTCTCTTTACGAGCATGCGGACCCACGCGAAGGCTTCCATCGCGACTGGAATACGCTGATCTATAACCACGGGCGCCGTGAGGTCTCCGGGTTTTTGATTGCCAGCGCGCTGGAATTTCTGCAGCGTTTCCACGTCGATGGTCTGCGCGTGGATGCGGTGGCGTCGATGTTGTATCGCGATTACAGCCGCAATGCCGGCGAGTGGGTGCCCAATATCCATGGCGGACGCGAAAACTACGAAACCATCGCGTTTCTGCGAAGGCTCAATGAGGTGGTGCGCGAGCACACCCCGGGCGCAGTGATGATTGCCGAAGAATCTACCGCATTTCCCGGAGTGACGGCCGATGTTGCGCACGGCGGCTTGGGGTTCCATTACAAGTGGAACATGGGCTGGATGCACGACACCTTGCATTACGCCGCGCTGGATCCGCTCTACCGCCGCTATCACCACGGCGAGCTGACTTTCAGCATGGTCTACGCGTATTCGGAGCGCTTTGTACTGCCGATCTCGCACGATGAAGTGGTGCACGGCAAGGGCTCGTTGTTCGGTCGTATGTCGGGCGACGATTGGCAGCGCTTCGCCAATCTGCGTGCGTATCTGGGCTTCATGTTTACCCACCCCGGGCGCAAGTTGCTGTTCATGGGCTGCGAGTTCGGCCAGCCCACCGAATGGAACCACGATGGCGGCATTCCGTGGCATCTGCTCGACGACCCTCGCCACCGCGGTGTGCAGACCCTGGTGCGCGATTTGAACCGGCTGTATGTCCAATACCCCGCGCTGCATGTATACGACGACGATCCGGCCGGATTCGCATGGGTGGTCGGTGATGATGCTGCCAACAGCGTGGTCGCGTTCCTGCGCAAGGGCAAACGCGGCGATGCACCGATGCTGGTGGTGATCAACTTCACCCCGATCGTGCAGCACGGTTATCGCATCGGTGCGCCACACAGCGGCAAGTGGCGCGAAGTGTTCAACAGCGACGCCGCCATCTATGGCGGGTCGAATCTTGGCAATGGTGGCATCGTTACTGCACAACAGCAGTCCATGCATGGTCATGCACAGTCGCTCCCACTGTTGTTGCCCCCGCTAGGTGTCATTGTGCTGACCCCGCACGGCTGA
- a CDS encoding aldo/keto reductase, which produces MNTRRQFLCAAAAGTAALAAAPLMAQSSAPGSVMPTRGKTAAIALPANPVTRSGRYRPTSRLGFGGVAIGNAFAPTSDAQSEQTLAAVWESGVRYFDTSPWYGLGLSERRTGHHLHRHAPDDYVLSTKVGRLLTATDKPPKTMWQQPSPFDYRYDYSASGVRRSIEDSLQRLGVSQIDIAYIHDLSPENEKDLGTPWEQRFAEAVKGAMPELTKMRKEGLIKAWGFGVNRPEPALRAIEEADPDIFLLACQYSLLDHAQALHDTFPKIAKHGASVVVGAPLLAGYLAGRDRYLYDDTVPEWAPAKRQKALAICDRHGVDLRTVSLQFAAAPHVVSAVIPGARTAEQAHANAASMRVAIPAAVWEELKREHVIEADAPVPVLS; this is translated from the coding sequence ATGAATACACGTCGTCAATTTCTCTGTGCTGCCGCTGCCGGCACCGCCGCATTGGCCGCTGCGCCGTTGATGGCGCAGTCTTCTGCGCCTGGCAGCGTGATGCCCACACGCGGCAAAACCGCTGCCATCGCATTGCCGGCCAATCCCGTCACCAGGAGCGGGCGCTACCGCCCGACGAGTCGTCTGGGTTTTGGCGGTGTAGCGATCGGCAACGCGTTTGCACCGACCAGCGATGCGCAGAGTGAGCAGACCTTGGCGGCGGTGTGGGAATCGGGCGTGCGCTACTTCGACACCTCGCCATGGTATGGGCTGGGATTGTCCGAGCGGCGCACCGGCCACCATCTGCATCGCCACGCGCCGGACGACTACGTGTTGTCGACCAAGGTCGGGCGCCTGCTCACCGCAACCGACAAGCCGCCGAAGACGATGTGGCAGCAGCCATCGCCATTCGATTATCGCTACGACTACAGTGCTTCGGGTGTGCGTCGTTCGATCGAAGACAGCCTGCAACGCCTGGGCGTATCGCAGATCGATATCGCCTACATCCATGACCTGTCGCCGGAAAACGAAAAAGACCTCGGCACGCCGTGGGAACAGCGCTTTGCCGAAGCGGTGAAAGGTGCGATGCCGGAGTTGACCAAGATGCGCAAGGAAGGGCTGATCAAGGCCTGGGGCTTCGGCGTCAATCGCCCGGAGCCTGCCTTGCGCGCAATTGAAGAAGCCGACCCGGATATCTTCCTGCTGGCTTGCCAGTACTCGCTGCTCGACCATGCACAAGCGCTGCACGACACCTTCCCGAAGATCGCCAAGCACGGCGCTTCTGTCGTGGTCGGCGCGCCGTTATTGGCGGGCTATCTGGCCGGTCGCGATCGCTATCTCTACGACGACACCGTGCCGGAATGGGCGCCAGCCAAGCGACAAAAAGCGCTGGCCATCTGCGACCGCCATGGCGTGGATTTGCGCACGGTGTCGCTGCAATTTGCCGCCGCCCCGCACGTGGTGTCTGCAGTGATTCCAGGCGCCCGCACTGCCGAGCAGGCGCACGCAAACGCAGCCTCGATGCGTGTGGCGATTCCGGCAGCCGTTTGGGAAGAGCTCAAGCGCGAGCACGTCATTGAAGCGGATGCGCCGGTGCCTGTTTTAAGCTGA
- a CDS encoding carboxylesterase/lipase family protein, with protein sequence MTAPSMPDARRRTLLCGGLLASAAAALPGFTGAAAAPPPRDDVAPLAQVRSGALRGYRDQGICVFKGIPYGGDTAARRFQAAVLETPWPEARDASHFGAAAPQLKASEPTSEDCLFLNVWTPGLRDGGRRPILFYIHGGGYTTGSGSDPLYDGVRLCKRGDVVVITVNHRLTLFGYLSLAQLGDARFADSGNAGQLDLIQALQWVRRHAAEFGGDAGNVTVFGQSGGGAKIATLMAMPAARGLFHRAWTMSGQQVTVAGPRAATQRAQMLLDALKLSPGELARIRSMPIAQLLAAAQVRDPSRVENSALYFGPVLDARNVPVHPFWPTAPLQSAKIPMVIGNTRDETRAFLGNDARNFALSWDELPAKLETQQYVDLLPQVVIAEYRRLYPQYSPSDVFFAATTAGRSWRGAVEEAEARARQGAPTWAYQLDWGSPLDGGKFGAFHTLDIPLVFDTIAQPGSRTGNGADAQRMAEQMSQTLIAFARNGDPNHRGLPRWQQYSLQRRETLLFDTPSRLEHDPRGGERKLYQQAPFIQRGTF encoded by the coding sequence ATGACCGCACCGTCCATGCCCGACGCGCGGCGCCGCACACTGTTGTGCGGCGGTCTGCTTGCCAGCGCTGCGGCAGCCCTGCCCGGCTTCACTGGCGCGGCCGCAGCGCCGCCGCCACGCGACGACGTTGCACCACTGGCACAGGTCCGCAGCGGCGCGTTGCGCGGTTATCGCGACCAAGGTATCTGCGTGTTCAAGGGCATCCCGTACGGCGGCGACACCGCCGCGCGCCGCTTCCAGGCGGCAGTGCTGGAAACGCCGTGGCCCGAGGCGCGCGATGCCAGCCATTTCGGTGCGGCGGCGCCGCAGCTCAAAGCCAGCGAGCCCACCAGCGAGGACTGCCTGTTCCTCAACGTGTGGACACCGGGCCTGCGCGATGGCGGCAGGCGGCCGATCCTGTTCTATATCCATGGCGGCGGCTACACCACCGGCTCCGGCAGCGACCCGCTTTACGACGGCGTGCGCCTGTGCAAGCGCGGCGACGTGGTGGTGATCACCGTCAATCATCGGCTCACTCTTTTCGGCTACTTGTCGCTGGCGCAGCTCGGCGATGCGCGCTTTGCCGACTCCGGCAATGCCGGGCAACTGGACCTGATCCAGGCGCTGCAATGGGTGCGCCGGCATGCGGCCGAATTCGGCGGCGATGCCGGCAATGTCACCGTGTTCGGTCAATCCGGTGGCGGCGCCAAGATCGCAACGCTGATGGCGATGCCGGCCGCGCGCGGGCTGTTCCATCGCGCCTGGACCATGAGCGGGCAACAGGTCACCGTTGCGGGACCGCGTGCGGCCACGCAACGTGCGCAGATGTTGCTGGATGCGCTGAAACTTTCGCCTGGCGAACTGGCGCGCATTCGCTCGATGCCGATTGCGCAATTACTGGCCGCCGCGCAGGTGCGCGACCCCTCGCGGGTGGAAAACAGCGCGCTGTACTTCGGCCCGGTGCTGGATGCGCGCAATGTGCCGGTGCATCCGTTCTGGCCCACTGCGCCGCTGCAATCAGCCAAGATTCCAATGGTGATCGGCAATACCCGCGATGAAACGCGCGCGTTTCTCGGCAACGATGCGAGGAACTTTGCGTTGAGCTGGGACGAGCTGCCGGCCAAACTGGAAACCCAGCAATACGTCGACCTGTTGCCGCAGGTAGTCATCGCCGAATACCGCCGGCTGTATCCGCAGTATTCGCCCTCTGATGTGTTTTTCGCGGCGACCACCGCAGGCCGCTCGTGGCGTGGTGCGGTCGAAGAAGCCGAAGCACGCGCACGCCAGGGCGCACCCACCTGGGCCTATCAACTGGATTGGGGCTCGCCGCTGGATGGCGGCAAGTTCGGCGCCTTCCACACGCTGGATATTCCGCTGGTGTTCGACACCATCGCGCAACCCGGTTCGCGCACCGGCAACGGCGCCGATGCCCAACGCATGGCCGAGCAGATGAGCCAGACGCTGATCGCCTTCGCGCGCAACGGCGACCCGAACCACCGCGGCCTACCGCGCTGGCAGCAATATTCGTTGCAACGCCGCGAAACGCTGCTGTTCGATACACCGAGCCGGCTCGAACACGATCCGCGCGGTGGCGAGCGCAAGCTCTATCAGCAAGCACCGTTTATTCAACGCGGTACGTTTTGA
- a CDS encoding alpha/beta hydrolase, giving the protein MEQKSQRRGFAAFSSAVRRCMTLVVAGSLLAGPVLAAEVPSADTAAEQASRIELWPKAVAPGDKTLPQPQRIVQRGSDPALPDRYIQQISTPYLVVYRPKRPNGTALLVTPGGGYQRIVLDNEGSALVPSFVDQAGITVFVLRYRLPGEGHPNGADVPLADAQRALRLIRANAARYGIDAQRVGVIGFSAGGHVAASLGTHYAAQVYPKVDAADALSARPDFELLIYPVIDMDSANAHMGSRQRLLGTTPSAAQLRAYSPHLHVDARTPPTFLLHAQDDTVVSVRNSLLMHDALLHAGVPSELHVFPQGGHGFGTASTTGLTVAAWPQLAQAWIAHVAKAQVSTAAQDTAQ; this is encoded by the coding sequence ATGGAACAGAAAAGCCAGAGGCGCGGTTTTGCCGCGTTTTCGAGCGCCGTGCGTCGGTGCATGACGCTGGTGGTGGCGGGGTCGCTACTGGCCGGGCCAGTGCTGGCTGCCGAGGTGCCCAGCGCCGACACCGCCGCCGAACAGGCCAGCCGGATCGAGCTGTGGCCCAAGGCCGTGGCACCGGGGGACAAGACCCTGCCGCAGCCGCAGCGCATCGTTCAGCGCGGCAGCGACCCCGCCCTGCCCGACCGCTACATCCAGCAGATCAGCACGCCCTACCTGGTGGTCTACCGCCCCAAGCGGCCCAATGGCACTGCCTTGCTGGTCACTCCAGGCGGCGGCTACCAGCGCATCGTGCTGGACAACGAAGGCAGCGCGCTGGTACCAAGCTTCGTCGACCAAGCAGGGATCACGGTATTCGTGCTGCGCTATCGACTACCAGGCGAAGGCCACCCCAACGGCGCCGATGTGCCGCTGGCCGACGCGCAACGCGCGCTGCGGCTGATCCGCGCCAACGCCGCACGCTACGGCATCGATGCGCAGCGGGTCGGGGTGATAGGCTTCTCGGCTGGCGGCCATGTCGCGGCCAGCCTGGGCACGCACTACGCCGCGCAGGTGTACCCGAAGGTGGACGCGGCCGATGCGCTGAGCGCGCGGCCGGATTTCGAGTTGCTGATCTATCCGGTCATCGACATGGACAGCGCCAACGCGCATATGGGCTCGCGCCAACGCCTGCTCGGCACCACGCCCAGCGCTGCCCAGCTGCGTGCGTATTCGCCGCACTTGCACGTGGACGCACGCACGCCGCCGACCTTCCTGCTGCATGCGCAGGACGACACGGTGGTGTCGGTACGCAACAGCTTGCTGATGCATGACGCGCTGCTGCACGCCGGGGTGCCGAGCGAGCTGCACGTGTTCCCGCAGGGTGGCCATGGCTTCGGGACTGCCAGCACCACCGGCCTGACCGTGGCCGCGTGGCCGCAGCTGGCGCAGGCGTGGATCGCACATGTCGCCAAGGCGCAGGTGTCCACAGCCGCACAGGACACTGCGCAATGA
- a CDS encoding 2-keto-4-pentenoate hydratase encodes MSNDAATSASSASSLSQIAQRFVEARRAGASLPDFPGQIPDDLVAAYQVQDIAISQWDDQVVGWKVGYIAAGRRDASGDERLLGPIFLHKLWNATGGTTQFPIYEGGFSAVEAEYVLRLGADAPAEQAHFTQDEAALLPATLFIGVEIASSPLAIINTLGPRVVISDFGNNNGLILGPEVTDWLGREASSLTAQTLIDDQIVGTGGATTLPGGLRAAYAFALSRSAQRGRPLKRGDLIATGNATGIHDIQVGQRALIRFAGIGDISCTAVSAKSWRTQ; translated from the coding sequence TTGAGCAACGACGCCGCCACCTCAGCATCGTCCGCATCCTCGCTGTCGCAGATCGCTCAGCGCTTTGTGGAGGCACGCCGTGCAGGGGCATCGCTGCCTGATTTTCCCGGGCAAATTCCCGACGATCTGGTCGCTGCCTATCAGGTGCAGGACATTGCCATCAGCCAGTGGGACGATCAGGTGGTCGGCTGGAAGGTGGGCTATATTGCCGCCGGGCGCCGCGACGCGTCAGGCGACGAGCGTCTGCTCGGTCCGATCTTCTTGCACAAGCTCTGGAATGCTACCGGTGGAACAACGCAGTTTCCGATCTACGAGGGCGGCTTCAGCGCGGTCGAGGCCGAGTACGTGTTGCGTCTGGGCGCAGACGCGCCGGCCGAGCAGGCCCATTTCACCCAGGATGAGGCGGCGCTGTTGCCGGCCACGCTGTTCATTGGCGTGGAAATCGCCAGCAGCCCGTTGGCCATCATCAACACGCTGGGCCCGCGCGTGGTGATTTCCGACTTCGGCAACAACAATGGCCTGATTCTTGGGCCGGAAGTGACCGATTGGCTGGGGCGTGAGGCGTCCTCGCTGACCGCCCAGACGCTGATCGACGACCAGATCGTCGGCACCGGTGGGGCCACCACGTTGCCGGGCGGATTGCGTGCGGCCTACGCATTTGCGCTCAGTCGTTCGGCTCAGCGCGGACGTCCGCTCAAGCGCGGCGATCTCATCGCCACGGGCAATGCCACCGGTATCCATGACATCCAAGTGGGACAGCGTGCCCTGATTCGCTTCGCTGGCATCGGCGACATTTCCTGTACGGCTGTGTCTGCCAAATCATGGCGGACACAGTGA